DNA sequence from the Tachysurus fulvidraco isolate hzauxx_2018 chromosome 1, HZAU_PFXX_2.0, whole genome shotgun sequence genome:
TTATACATTCCTGGCCATAGAGGTGTGGATCTGAGACTCGCTGGTTCGCATCtctttaatacaatttaatatgAACAAGTTAATATGTATTGATTGAACATGTATTGATTTCTTTCAATTCTTCTCTTATCTTTTAAATATCTGGTTTATCCCCAAGGTCATTTATTATATCACTAATTTTAATaggtttttatataatattaatattaatatgtcaGAAGAACATTTTACCTATTGTCCAATGCTATTGttcttatttttcacatttcagcaTTTGTATCAGGTACATATTGGTATATAAAggacaaaatgtacaaaagtaCTTATAACCTACATGTTGCTAGCTAGTGAGATTATATACTTCTCTTcagatatttaatatatttgaaaGACCATTGAAAAACTAAGTGCACTTTCTGTTGAATGTCATCTAGTAGTAAGCTTTGGTGACTGAGTTCataaatattatcatattatcaGATATTCTGATAAGCTTCAACTGTTCTGCCTAGATTTAGTACTTCAAGGTTTATTACAGCTTCCTCTCATATAAATTTATTGGAGATTGTGTTTTAGATCTTTCTCAACTTACAGGGTAATTGTTGTGGAGAGAAGGAAGTGAGATTTCATTTTCAGGCAAGTTGAATTGGGGGAAGTATCGTTCTGTGGAAGAGGTTGTTCTCTGAGCTGTGGTACTCTGGCTGAAGTTCTCATTTGATTGTGCAGGATTATCGTAGGTTTCATTAAGAACTGCAATACAATGGGTTTGTCATTAATTTAACCCACAGAGGTggtcaaaacaataaaattactGACGACAGATACATCCCGCATGACACCAGCTTTTGTTATAAAACCCAGTTAATAATGTGTATAGATTATAATAGTTATAATTTAATGCCTGATAGCTGTGCcatggcagaaaaaaaattaacaacttGATATACTTGCATGTTGGTACCTGAAAGAgatgtgtttgttcttttttgtgaGGGCCACTCAAAATCATCATCTATCCACTGATTCACAAGAGCTTCCTTGTTGTCTTTATTCCTGTGCAACAGTGTTTAACGAGGGAAATATGGTGGTACTTATAATAATAAGGGGACATACATGTACAAAAAAGTATAATTTGTATACcaataacatttatataatataagatATAAAGATACAAACTTCCTAcctcttctctttcctctctttctcttctcttgaAAGCATTGCTATAGCTATAAATAAAACCACTGTGACAACTGCCACTCCAGCATAGAAGCCCACTTTGTGAACTTGGTACTTGCAATCTTCTCCAAGATACCAATTTGCATCTGTCTGAAGACAGCTAAAAAGCACACAGGACTAAGCATTCAAAGTTGTCATTAAAATTTCTTACTCTAaagtattttaacattttaaaactgttttcaTACGAGCATGTTTGCAAAATAGTATTAAATTTGAATGATTCATTCACAAAAGATCATTCACAAAAAAGTACTCACAAGCAGCTTGGTCCTTGCTTGGAAACCTCACAGGTACCTTTGTTCATGCAGATCTTTGGAGTAAGATGATCAGGATGACATTGGTTGATACATGTTAGTTTACCCATCACAGTAGCAGAAATGAAATACTGACGGTACTCCTCAGGAAACATTGCTGTAACTTGATCACAGTACTCTAACAACGAAGAAAGTGTAAAGGCATCCTATGATTCAAATGCAGTATAATGATAGAAGTAATACTTTTCTGTATAAGAGattgttataaatgtgttaaaatacCTTTTTGATCCAATTCAGTTTTGTTGACCTGGACATCGGTAACAGTAAAGTTTGGCATGCTGGAGTAGAATGGATATTGTAAGgttcttcacatttttttaaattaaaatcatttgtaaacatttaattataaatggCATAATAAACATACCAGTGGTTGTGGGAGTGCATTCTGTAACTGATTCAACAGCATTTTTGACAGACTGACACCTCATTATAGCCTTAATTAACATTGTTGTTTTCAATTTGTACAACAATATCATGCTTAACCTTCACACTGGAGACACAATTGGATAAAGGTAATcagatatttaatataaaacatggaTTCTGAGAAATAATGTTGAATTTGTGAGGATATAACTAATTTTTCCAAACAATGAATTGGTGTTTTAAGACTTTTACCTTTTAGAAATTGATACTTCCATCTCTATTAATTTACTCCCTATTCGGCCCATTAAAGAATTTCTGTCACTGTGGTTTAGAGAGGTTTTAACAACAATTATTGTAATTTCTAACCAGTTACAAAACatagtattttatttgtatataatggTTCAATGTAGTTGTTTATAAAAGAGCAGATATACCTCAgtgttatatttgttatatttaagaAGTTTTCAATCTTGGTTTCGTAGTACGGTATCATCTGTAAGAAAACAGGTATGACTTTCTTTTCAGTTGCTTTCACTGACTTCTTAGATCAAGTATGGTCATTTGTATTAGCTTGTGTTGCAACTTGATTATTATCACAAGAGGTTAGTGCTATGTATAAAGGTGTAATTCTTATGGGCCTTACAGATAAATTGCAATCTGTCCACGCATAACGCTTTTAGAGGTGCCCCAGGGTGCAAATAGCTCCATGTATGCTTACCAGTCTCAGTGCATTCTGGACAATATTGAAGGCCCATGGTTTCCAAATGAGACTGAGGTACTTTTGACAATCTCAGTCATGCTGTTGTGTGTGATACacctgtctcttttttttttgtcttgtttttttttgtttttgttttttttttgtatcctgCTCAGGGTTGCATTGAAATATTAAGAGGTGTTCTCAATATATTACCCAATGgccaagaattaaaaaaattaataaaattgtaAACCTCAGTGGCTCTATGTTAATTTTCATGATTCATTTGCGATATGAATTAGATTTAGGTTTTCTAGGAAATGCATTCACCATATTTTGAcagtgtattaattaattagataTGTTCGTTAGTGAGAGCTGTATAACTTTAAGGGAAATGCCTGAACACAAAGGGCATGTGCCTTCAATCCCATTATGCAGTAGCTGAAATTCTCAATTTTTAAATTCAGcaacaaaacttttacattgTATTTCCATCTTTTTCTGCTTGTTTGATTGGTGAGTAAAGCAGAGAATGTGTTCAGCAGATACTGCACAAAACATGCCATGGTCAAATTAGGAAATGACATCCAATTCAAATGGTTTTGGGTGCATTTAGCAACCGTTAAATAATGCAAGCACAAGTGGTCACAAGTGAGTTGAGCAATCAAGGCTTAAGTTAATACCAGTTGTATACAAGGCttctccacacaaacacatttaaaacattggAACAATTGTCAGTACATGTTTGCACATTTTTAGGGCTACTTTGAAATATAATTAGGTGGTGGATAAAGTCTTCATAATTCACCTGAACTTTGAAGACCTgtacaaaatctttatattcttGTGAGGATGTATTTTGGTATTGAGGGACATATTCcttgtttatttctatttcagcAATGGTTGTCGTTTCAattatatctgaaaaaaaaagattaccaAAATGAATTTGGAGAGAGTAAATAATTagtataataagaataatactcactcactcactcactcattttctaccgcttatccgaactacctcgggtcatggggagcctgtgcctatcccaggcgtcatcgggcatcaaggtgggataaaccctggacggagtgccaacccatcgcagggcacacacacactctcaataaGACGTCTCAGACGTCGCACTACCATAATTGACATGTAGCTGTTTAAAACAGCAAAATAGTTGTATTTGAAACTATAAACTGTACAAGAAATATTTTAAGATACCTGGAAGTGAGATTTCATTGTTTACAGTTGTTCACAGCCTTCCTGTAAAACCAGGGGGGAATAACAACCATTAGCTCTTGGAGTTCCACCATTTTCACATATTATTGGTTTTGTGATAGTAGATGTAGTGGATGTGGTTGGGGAAGTTGTAGTTGGTAGAGTTGCATCTGGagtagttgtaggagagttggctgtagttgtttctgatcTCTCAGTTGTGGCAGAGTTAGTAGTctgtatagttgcatctggtgtagttgaaAGAGTGTTGGCTGTGGTTGTTTCTAAATTCTCAACTGTTGTGGCAGAGTCAGTTATTGGtttagttgcatctggtgtagttgttggAGAGTTAGTTGTAGTTGTTTTTGAACTCTCGGTTGTTGTGGCAGAATTACTAGTTGGTAAAGTTGCGTctagtgtagttgtaggagagttggCTGTGGTTGTTTCTAAACTCTTAGCTGTAATgtcagagtcagtagttggtatagttgcatcaggtgtagttgtaggagagttggCTGTGGTTGTTTCTAAATTCTCATCTGgtgtaatagtgtcactagttggaatacttgcatctggtgtagttgtaggagagttggCTGTGGTTGTTTCTAAACTTTCAGCTGTTGTATTAGAGTCAGTAGTAGTTATACTTGCACCTGGTGTAGTTGCAAGAGAGTTGGCTGTGGTTGTTTCTAAATTCTCAGCTGTtgtggcagagtcagtagttggtttagttgcatctggtgtagttgaaGGAGAGTTAGCTGTGGTAGTTTCTAAATTCTCAGATGATGTGGCAGAGACAGTAGTTAGTTTAGTTGCATCCGATGTAGTTGTGAgagagttggctgtagttgtttctatAATCTCAGCTGTTGTGGCAgagtcactagttggtatagttgcatctggtgtagttgtagaagaggtggctgtagttgtgcCTGAACTCTCggttgttggggcagagtcagtagttggtgtagttgcatctggtgtacttatagaagagctgcctgtggttgtttctgaactctcatctgttgtaatagtgtcactagttggtatagttgcatctggtgtagttgtaggagaggttgctgtagttgtgtcttaactctcagctgttggggcagagtcagtagttggtatagttccatctggtgtagttgtaggagagttggctgtagttgtttctgaactctcagatgttggggCAGAGGCAGTAGTTGGTTTAGTTgtatctggtgtagttgtacaagagctgcctgtggttgtttctgaactctcagctgttgtaatagtgtcattagttggtatagttgcatctggtgtagttgtaggagaggtggctgtagttgtttctgaactctcagttgttgtggcagagtcagtagttggtgtagttgcatctggtgtacttatagaagagctgcctgtggttgtttctgaactctcatctgttgtaatagtgtcactagttggtatagttgcatctggtgtagttgtaggagaggtggctgtagttctgtctgaactctcagctgttaaggcagagtcagtagttggtatagttccatctggtgtagttgtaggagagttggctgtagttgtttctgaactctcagatgttggggCAGAGGCAGTAGTTGGTTTAGTTgtatctggtgtagttgtacaagagctgcctgtggttgtttctgaactctcagctgttgtaatagtgtcactaattggtatagttgcatctggtgtagttgtaggagaggtggctgtagttgtttctgaactctcagttgttgtggcagagtcagtagttggtatactTGCAATTAGTGTCATTGTAGGAGAGTTGTCTGTAgatgtttctgaactctcagttgttatggcagagtcagtagttcaTAGAATTGCATCTGGAGTATTTGTaggagagttggctgtagttgtttcttaactctcagttgttatggcagagtcagtagttggtatacagtagttgcatctggtgtagttgtaggagaggtggctgtagttgtttctgaagtctCAGTTGTTatggcagagtcagtagttggtatagttgcatctggtgtagttgtaggagaggtggttgtagttgtttctgaagtctCAGTTGTtgtggcagagtcagtagttggtatactTGCAACTAGTGTCGTTGTAGGAGAGTTGTCTGTAgatgtttctgaactctcagtagTTGATAGAATTGCATTTGGagtagttgtaggagagttggctgtagttgtttctgaactctcagatgttgggcagagtcagtagttggtatagttgtatctggtgtagttgtaggacagttggctgtagttgtttctgagctCTCAGCTGTTGTGGCAGAGTAAGTAGTTGGTGtggttgcatctggtgtagttgtaggagagttggctgtagttgtttttgaactctcagatgttggggcagagtcagtagttggtatagttgcatctggtgtagttgtagatgcactgccgctggttgtttctgaactctcagctgttgtaatagtgtcaccagttggTATAGTTGTATCTGGTGTACTTATAGAAGAGctgcctgtggttgtttctgaactctcagctgttgtaattgtgtcactagttggtatagtagCATCTGGTGTATTTGTaggagagttggctgtagttgtttctgaactctcagttgttatagcagagtcagtagttggtatagttgtaTCTGGTGTACTTATAGAAGAGctgcctgtggttgtttctgaactctcagctgttgtaattgtgtcactagttggtatagttgcatctgatGTAGTTGTAGGAgtggtggctgtagttgtttcagaactctcagttgttgtggcagagtcagtagttggtatagttgcatctagtgtagttgtaggagagttggctgtagttgtttctgaactctcagtttgTGTGGCAAAACGTTACaaaactcactcattttctaccgcttatccgaactacctcgggtcacggggagcctgtgcctatctcaggcatcatcgggcatcaaggcaggatacaccctggacggagtgccaacccatcgcagggcacacacacactctcattaattcacgcaatcacacactacggacaattttccagagatgccaatcgacctaccatgcatgtctttggactgggggaggaaactggagtacccagaggaaacccccgaggcacggggagaacatgcaaactccacacacacaaggtggaggcgggaatcgaacccgaccctggaggtgtgaggcgaacgtgctacccactaagccaccatgccccctacgTTACAAAACgttttgcaaaatatatattaatatgttcTACACAAGATagacaaaaaaggtgaaaaaaacgGCTATCATATATACCTAATTTTTTATAAACAGTCAAATCAGACAAGGTCAACTTGacgctcctaatttgcataggaatttAGACGaggtctgcaggagggttaatttccatttattaatttgtgtgtgtgtgtgagagagagagagagagagagagagagagagagagagagagagagagagagagagagattacgaCTGGTGttatttattgtaagtgtttttgcctttttggactcatttatcatttgtaatgttgctcccatttaaaacagttcggctcaagcccagccatttttagggtcatgattgaggacaatgtcctgtccagagacaagctggttcgtgttgaggttttgttcaaaccgaccatcgaaaataccctctctaatgaatgtatttttttcattggttgttgcgttaaatcttacccagatagtgctattttctgattggctattgtttatcctctttttttttgattggctgacaAGTGTCaagctcgactaagaactccggGAGAGAGAcagcggactgatacattttgggcgctgcgggatattaaatatatgataaatagtcaaaaagtttttctgcgtgagaaatacgatgtgtggcgggagagcgtgacaaaagacccaaattcgtgactgtcactctcaatgcgtgacacttgacagccctgtacctataaaatcatttagtttaaagtttGACTGGAGTGCGATGAAACTagatcaaagcacaaagcaagctgttgctagctagctgctaattttattacattttatatggtaaaaaattacactattacaccttTTAACGCTACATTTTTAATGCTACTTTTTAATTGATATGATTGTACTAAAATGAAAAAGGACCAACATTTAGACGTATACTGCAAGGTGGCTGTGGAAGGGCCTACAAAGATCTTGTAAAAATGTTctacagtgttaataaaaagagacaAGTTAAATGTTCATCTGCAGGCTGTGATAtttgtaaatagataaattgtGATACCTTTGACATTTCAAATATACTTTGGTATCAATGATGTTTACAAGTAAAATAAGTTGTAATCGCTTTCTTTTACTATCCAGCCTGACAGTGATagttttttcatgaataaataggataagaataaaatcacaaactgtttctttgtatttattttaaatgtaacatttattgTCAATATTGGGCTTGCGGATCATGTGGGTACTAGGGTACTCTTTCctgtgtgtggatgaccatGTGGGTCAGCCACCACTGAAGACCAATTTTGACCCAGGAAAaaccctgtatgtatgtatttgtgtgtgtgtgtgtgtgtgtatgctagATCTCCCTTATTGTGCTACACAAAATGACTTGAGCAATGCCCTTGGCcttcaattactcagttgtgtgtgtgtgtgtatatatatatatataatgtaagtaTCTGTAAGGTCTGTACATCTGTAATGTaaacatagtgtgtgtgtgagagagactctTCCCAAACCCCTGTTAAATACAGAATTGGATTTTTTAGCACTTCGGAAGAAAGCTCCCAAATGGTCTCTTCTTCAGGCATGTGTCCACAACGAACCCTTGGTCTGGTAaagatataaatattgtaaGAATTCTTGCCTGTAATATCAGTATCGTTTGGTTTTAGATACAGAATTTTCTAAAGTTTTTGAAGCGGTGTGTGGTGAAGCGGGTGTATCGCCAGGTCCAAAGACAGAGACGTCaggaacaaataaaacaaagtacCAATTGAACTATGGGCAGAACAAGCACAGAAAATTGCTGGTGTTCATGTGGAAACAATATCTTCTGCCTTCTCTCAAGTACGtaatcataaaaatgtgcatgtgACTATATCAGAAGAGACCACtagattttattctgttttatcaTACTGTAATACAGAACAAATATTTTCTAAGAATATGTTGCTTAGATTTGTATGCATGTGCCTGTGTACAGTGGGATCCAGGAGTCTGAGactacattaaaaatgtttccaCTTAAGGTTGGAAATAAacatagttatatatatatatatatatatatatatatatatatatatatatatatatatatatatatatatatatgttcaaGATCTTGgatatttattatacagaatTCTGCACTATTTCCAATGTTTTTGCTAACAGAAATGTATGATATAGACAATGTTAACGTTGTACAAAATGTCAGAATATCCTCTTACCTCATTTTTCATGATCAGACAGCAGGCTGATGGATTTGATCTATATTGGATCATAAAGATTTGCGCAAACTTGGAGTCGTCCATGCCAGCTTGAGTACACACTTGTcattaaatcaacaaatttcatgtaaatattttgaatattctATTTTTGACTCAAGTAGAAGGCAGAGTATAAGGATTTTTACTAGTGAGCTCAGACTTTCAGACCCCACTGTATTTTCATCTTTTTGACCAGCATCATGGGTCGAGGAATTTTATTGAGCTGACCTTTCTATTTAATCAGGTGTTGGTAATTGCTGCCACAGAGCCCTGCAGCCTCCAGCACTAAGATCCTCCACGTACCACTGACTCTCAACGTCCTTTGACCAGAGGCTTGCGCACTATACCGCTGAGCCGATGCCTAAATCCTACACCGGCTCGCCTTCACATCAGCCACCCCTAAATCACTCGTGAGTCAACCTGTCTCAAAACCAACACGACCAGTGTCTGCTTCACGTGCTGTACCCTCATTCACATCAGGCTCTGTTCAGCCAGATAAGCAACCTGATATTAGACAGTCTGAGCAAGCCTGGAAACACAGACCAATGGGGATGAAGAGTGTAGTGGATTTTGGAAAGATGTACAAATTTATTAGCAATATCATTTTCAGTAAACATACTGAGCCTCTTACTTCTATGGGTATGTAATCTTGCTATAATAATTTATGTctacatattattttttattctttgtcaatttacatatatatttgttcCTTATTAATGTCCCTGTTTTATCTTCACATTTCTGGTatgaattctgtgtgtgtgtgtacacagaatTGAACCATAACTATAAAACCATCTACCTAATATTGTGAAAGTCACCCTTGTCATTGATCTGTGGATGCCTCTgaagattcaattcaattcaagtttatttgtatagagctttttacaattgacattgtctcaaagcagctttacagaacataaacatagaacaaagggttattataagaataatataaagattaatagaatacaaaattcaagattaatattagatagatttagttcacagtgtgtacgtatatatccccaatgagcaagtctgaggtgactcaggcagcagtggcaaggaaaaactcccttagatggtaaaggaagaaaccttgagaggaaccagacttaaggggaacccatcctcatatgggtaacactggagggtgtgattataaatatacagtctaacaaatgttgtatagatgcaaaagctcacatggagttcacatctttttagtatagcagaatctaagtgtagctggtagatctctggatgcctcagggttcgctgggtcggcctcatctgtggtccaaaatcttcattgcacggaagacgatcggggctggtataatttctggatgccttgggatgggtagaagagagaagcaacatatctgctgttcataaaatttgcaattctgatataacagtgcacagtattatgggatgtattatgtgtacacctgactaaagagatgagtttttaatctacatttaaactgggaaagtgtgtctgagccccgaatactaacaggaagactattccaaagtttgggagccaaatatgaaaacgctctaccaccacctcttacgggtcgccgtgccgtgcagtgaccactaggggatgacccagaaacaagcttcaattcaactttaaagcatcaaatcctccaaaaacacgaaaaaacctatttacctagtaaagtttatactctcaataattttttaagcccacacacaaagcacaatatgattcacagccttcatacaattagaaaaaaattttcggacaaaactgacctaggtggcgctagaccggtttttcccttacctttagacgcgtctctttcttcactggggtaatatattccaacacaaataatccacaaaaatccacacaggtccaaggaattgaaatctgtaagccttttaatccaaatcactctggtcgcgccgcaaatattccgttagtgttctgaaatctggaaacagaagtgcgccatcatctcgttttgccgctctaactcctaattgggatattcaaaaacgaatcctaacgaatcaaataagccctca
Encoded proteins:
- the LOC113657406 gene encoding mucin-17-like, coding for MFPEEYRQYFISATVMGKLTCINQCHPDHLTPKICMNKGTCEVSKQGPSCFCLQTDANWYLGEDCKYQVHKVGFYAGVAVVTVVLFIAIAMLSREEKERKEKRNKDNKEALVNQWIDDDFEWPSQKRTNTSLSVLNETYDNPAQSNENFSQSTTAQRTTSSTERYFPQFNLPENEISLPSLHNNYPVS